The DNA window TCTCTGGTGGTGGGAGATCGTTGTGACGCTCGACCGGCACCGTTCGGCCGCAGCCGAACTCGCCGTGGCCAAGGAGCGGCTTCGGTTCGCCTCCGACCTGCACGACATTCAGGGCCACCACCTGCAGGTGATCGCGCTCAAGTCGGAGCTCGCCGAGCGCCTGCTCGCGGTCGATCCCGAGGCCGCGCGCGAGCACGTGCACGAGACGCGGATGATCGCGAAGCAGGCGCTCGAGGAGACCCGATCGCTCGTCGCCGGTTACCGTGAGGTCGACCTCGCCGCCGAGCTCGAGAATGCGCGCGAGGTGCTCACCGCTGCGGGAGCCGACTGCACACTGCAGGTCGACGCGCTGCCCGCCGATGCCGAGGTCCGCCGCGTGCTCGCGCTCGTCGTGCGGGAGGCGACCACGAACATCCTGCGCCACAGTGCAGCGACGCGGGCCGCCATCCGCCTGACGACGACGGCCGAGAGCGTGACCCTGGAGATCGAGAACAACGAGGCGGCTGTGCCAACGGATGCCGCGGGGCGGGCCGACAGCAGCGGTCTGGTTGGCCTCCGTGACCGGGTGTCCGCGTTGAATGGTCGGCTGGAGACCGACGTCGAGAGCGGGCGTTTCTCGTTGCGGGTGGTCGTGCCAGCGCGGATCGGAGCCAGGGTATGACCGACCTGCAAAACGAGCCCCGTGTCATCCGTTTGCTGATCGCGGACGACGAGCACCTCATTCGCGGCGCACTGAGTGCCCTGCTCAACCTCGAGCCGGACATCGAGGTTGTTGCGAGCGTCGACAACGGGGTGGCGGCCGCCGAGAAAGCGCTCGAG is part of the Mycetocola zhujimingii genome and encodes:
- a CDS encoding sensor histidine kinase, translating into MTAQRSAATGMPGEPQREQPARSVQTTWTYTLSSIIFFFVVLDAILLIVAMANYAQSRSALDAILLALLIVSAVVQVRYCWFLRVGRGGGMPRVGWTVALFAPPALAWVLGLFTPAAGLFAAFPLWMAVNAVAPLLPVTSRRAVLPAGGVVTVLHPVLASMLGHPFDTTGMSGSGLLYFYGVLLPLMILSSLWWWEIVVTLDRHRSAAAELAVAKERLRFASDLHDIQGHHLQVIALKSELAERLLAVDPEAAREHVHETRMIAKQALEETRSLVAGYREVDLAAELENAREVLTAAGADCTLQVDALPADAEVRRVLALVVREATTNILRHSAATRAAIRLTTTAESVTLEIENNEAAVPTDAAGRADSSGLVGLRDRVSALNGRLETDVESGRFSLRVVVPARIGARV